GGGCCGACCCGAGGATGGTCGACCCCGCGCTGGAGCCGACCCGGCGGCCGGCGAATCTGTGCTACGCCGGAGTTCCGGTGCAGGCCAACCGGTCCGCGCGCGGAATCGCGGCGGCCACCACACTGCGCAACTGGATCGGGATGTGGAGCCTGCGACATGCGCAGACCCGGGCCGAGCCGCACCTGAACCGCATCACCTGCCCCGCCCTGGTGATCAACGCCGACCAGGACACCGGCGTGTTCCCCTCCGACGCGCAACGCATCTTCGACGCGCTCGCCAGCAGCGAGAAGACCCAGACCTCGATCGACACCGATCACTACTTCACCACGCCCGGCGCGCGCAGCGAGCAGGCCGATACCATCGCGAAGTGGATCGCGAAACGGTGCCGATAAGGGTTCTGGCGCACTATGTCGCCGGGCCGAAAGCGGCTGAAGTCGTTGCACCCGAGACGGATTGGCTCGACATCCGCTACAGCGCCGAGGATGACGACGACACGTTCTACCGCGAGCTCGCCGAGGCCGAGGTGATCTGGCATGTGTTGCGCCCGCTGTCGGCAGCAGACCTGGCCGCGGCCCGGCGCTGCGTGCTGGTGCACAAGATGGGCGCCGGGGTGAACACCATCGACGTCGACGCCGCCACCGAGCTGGGCATCGCGGTGGCGAACATGCCGGGGGCCAACGCCCCGTCGGTCGCCGAGGGCACCGTGCTGCTGATGCTGGCCGCGCTGCGCCGGCTGCTCGACCTCGACCGCGCGACCCGGGCCGGGCGCGGGTGGCCGTCGGACCCGAGCCTCGGCGAGACCGTGCGCGACATCGGCGGCTGCACCGTCGGGCTGGTCGGCTACGGCAACGTCGCCAAGACGGTGGAGCGCTACGTGAGCGCGATGGGCGCCCGGGTGCTGCACACCAGCACCCGCGACGACGGCCAACCGGGCTGGCGTCCGCTGCCCGACCTGCTGGCCGAGTCCGACATCGTGTCGCTGCACCTGCCGCTGACCGACCGGACCGCCGGGCTGATCGACCGCGCGGCGCTGTCGCGGATGCGCGACGACGCCGTGCTGGTCAACACCAGCCGCGGCGCGATCGTCGACGAGGCGGCGCTGACCGAAGCGCTGCGCGAGGGCCGGCTGGCCGCGGCCGGCCTCGACGTGTTCGCCACCGAACCGGTCGAGCCGGACAATCCGCTGCTCACGCTCGACAACGTCGTGGTCACGCCGCACGTCACCTGGCACACCGCCGACACGATGCGGCGCTATCTGCACCACGCACTGGACAACTGTCGCCGGCTGCGGGACGGCCGCGAGCTGGCCAACGTCGTGAACGGTATCGTGTCACCCAACCGACCGGTTAATAGGGACACTCCGTCACAGTGAGGTGCACGTATGCCCATCGCAATCACCCCTGAGCACAACGACCTGGCCGATTCGGTGCGGTCCTTCGTCGCGCGGGTGGCGCCGTCGGAAGTGCTGCACGAGGCACTCGAGACGCCGGTGAGCAACCCGCCGCCCTACTGGAAAGGCGCCGCCGAGCAGGGCCTGCAGGGCGTGCACCTCGCCGAGAGCGTCGGCGGGCAGGGCTTCGGCATTCTCGAGCTCGCGATCGTGTTGGCCGAGTTCGGCTACGGTGCCGTGCCCGGACCGTTCGTTCCGTCCGCCATCGCCAGCGCGCTGATCGCCGCGCACGATCCGGACGCCAAGCTCCTGGAAGATCTGGCGTCGGGCGAGAAGATCGCCGCGTACGCGATCGAGTCCGCGCTGACCGCGACCCGGCACGGCGAAGGCGGCGGCCTGGTCATCCGCGGTGAGGCCCGCGCCGTCCCGGCTGCCGCGCAGGCCGCGGTGCTGGTCCTGCCGGTCGCGATCGAGAGCGGCGAGGAATGGGTGGTCTTCGACGCCGATCAACTCGAGATCGAGCCGGTGACCAGTCTGGACCCCGCCCGCCCGATCGCCGATGTGCGCGCCAACGCCGTCGAGATCGGCGACGACCGCGTGCTGGGCAACCTGAGCCGCACCCTGGCCCGCGCGCTGATCTCGACGCTGCTGTCGGCCGAGTGCATCGGCGTGGCCCGGTGGGCGACCGACACCGCCGCGGCGTACGCCAAGATCCGCGAGCAGTTCGGCAGGCCGATCGGCCAGTTCCAGGCCATCAAGCACAAGTGCGCGGGCATGATCGCCGACACCGAGCGGGCCACCGCCGCGGTGTGGGACGCCGCCCGGGCCATCGACGAGGCGCGCGAGGCGGCGGGCGGCGCGAACGACGGCGCCGACGACAGCGCGTACGAGTTCGCGGCGGCGGTCGCCGCGACGCTGGCACCCGAGGCCGCGCAGCACTGCACCCAGGACTGCATCCAGGTGCACGGCGGCATCGGGTTCACCTGGGAGCACGACACCAACGTCTACTACCGCCGCGCGCTGGTGCTGGCCGCCGGCTTCGGCAGGCACGCCGACTACCCGCAGCAGGTCGTCGACGTCGCCACCAGCACCGGGATGCGCAAGCTCAACATCGACCTCGATCCCGAGACCGAGAAGCTGCGCGATGAGATCCGCGCCGAAGTTGCTGCGCTGAAAGCGATTCCGAGCCAGGAGCGCAACACCGCGATCGCCGAGGGCGGCTGGGTGCAGCCGCACCTGCCCAAGCCGTGGGGCCGCGCGGCCGGGCCCGTCGAGCAGATCATCATCGCCCAGGAGTTCGAGACCGGCCGCGTCAAGCGCCCGCAGATGGGCATCGCGGCGTGGATCATCCCGTCGATCGTCGCGTTCGGCACCGACGAGCAGAAGCAGCGGTTCCTGCCGCCGACGTTCCGCGGCGAAAT
The window above is part of the Mycolicibacterium rutilum genome. Proteins encoded here:
- a CDS encoding 2-hydroxyacid dehydrogenase, producing MDRETVPIRVLAHYVAGPKAAEVVAPETDWLDIRYSAEDDDDTFYRELAEAEVIWHVLRPLSAADLAAARRCVLVHKMGAGVNTIDVDAATELGIAVANMPGANAPSVAEGTVLLMLAALRRLLDLDRATRAGRGWPSDPSLGETVRDIGGCTVGLVGYGNVAKTVERYVSAMGARVLHTSTRDDGQPGWRPLPDLLAESDIVSLHLPLTDRTAGLIDRAALSRMRDDAVLVNTSRGAIVDEAALTEALREGRLAAAGLDVFATEPVEPDNPLLTLDNVVVTPHVTWHTADTMRRYLHHALDNCRRLRDGRELANVVNGIVSPNRPVNRDTPSQ
- a CDS encoding acyl-CoA dehydrogenase, with the translated sequence MPIAITPEHNDLADSVRSFVARVAPSEVLHEALETPVSNPPPYWKGAAEQGLQGVHLAESVGGQGFGILELAIVLAEFGYGAVPGPFVPSAIASALIAAHDPDAKLLEDLASGEKIAAYAIESALTATRHGEGGGLVIRGEARAVPAAAQAAVLVLPVAIESGEEWVVFDADQLEIEPVTSLDPARPIADVRANAVEIGDDRVLGNLSRTLARALISTLLSAECIGVARWATDTAAAYAKIREQFGRPIGQFQAIKHKCAGMIADTERATAAVWDAARAIDEAREAAGGANDGADDSAYEFAAAVAATLAPEAAQHCTQDCIQVHGGIGFTWEHDTNVYYRRALVLAAGFGRHADYPQQVVDVATSTGMRKLNIDLDPETEKLRDEIRAEVAALKAIPSQERNTAIAEGGWVQPHLPKPWGRAAGPVEQIIIAQEFETGRVKRPQMGIAAWIIPSIVAFGTDEQKQRFLPPTFRGEMIWCQLFSEPGAGSDLASLTTKATKVDGGWRITGQKIWTTGAQFSQWGALLARTDPSAPKHSGITYFLLDMASDGVEVKPLRELTGNAMFNTVFIDDVFVPDEFVLGEVNRGWEVSRNTLTNERVSIGSSEPPFLANLNGFVDFMRDGQFDQIEQNHAGRLIAEGHAAKVLNMRSTLLTLAGGDPMPAAAISKLLSMKTGQGYAEFAVSSFGTAAAVGDGGQPPGQWSEYLLGSRATTIYGGTSEVQLNIIAERLLGLPRDP